The Strigops habroptila isolate Jane chromosome 8, bStrHab1.2.pri, whole genome shotgun sequence genome includes a window with the following:
- the LOC115611951 gene encoding cytochrome c oxidase assembly factor 7 — MAGFINFADEEEVRGYLENIHIEYSYQCFKEKDPDGCQRLADYLDAVKKDFVAAGRVLRDNCETHGHSESCYKLGAYQAIGKGEFEPDLKAAYKSFMKSCEKGGKKSVNACHSVGLLAHDGRVNGDKPDPVVARDYYTKACDGNFAPSCFNLSVIYLQGAPGVPKDMNHALKYSLKGCELGHAWACANASRMYKLGDGTEKNDAKAEDLKNRAKQLHKEQKEASSSITFGE, encoded by the exons ATGGCCGGGTTCATCAACTTCGCGGACGAGGAGGAGGTGCGGGGGTATCTGGAGAACATACACATTGAGTATAGTTACCAGTGCTTCAAGGAGAAGGACCCGGACG GCTGCCAGCGCCTTGCCGACTACCTGGACGCCGTGAAGAAGGACTTTGTGGCGGCGGGGCGGGTGCTGCGCGACAACTGCGAGACGCACGGGCACAGCGAGAGCTGCTACAAGCTGGGCGCCTACCAGGCCATCGGCAAAG GTGAATTCGAACCAGATTTGAAAGCTGCTTACAAGTCTTTTATGAAGTCATGTGAGAAAGGTGGGAAGAAGTCAGTAAATGCGTGTCACAGCGTTGGGCTGTTGGCCCATGATGGGAGAGTAAACGGTGACAAACCTGACCCCGTTGTTGCTAGAGACTATTACACAAAAGCCTGCGATGGCAATTTTGCTCCTAGCTGCTTCAACCTCAGTGTAATATATCTCCAAGGGGCACCTGGGGTACCCAAGGACATGAACCATGCTTTGAAGTACTCGCTGAAAGGGTGTGAGCTGGGTCATGCGTGGGCTTGTGCCAATGCCAGTCGAATGTACAAACTGGGAGATGGCACTGAGAAGAATGATGCTAAGGCAGAGGATTTGAAAAACAGGGCAAAACAGTTGcataaagagcagaaagaagccTCAAGTTCTATAACGTTTGGAGAGTAA